One genomic window of Thioclava sp. GXIMD4216 includes the following:
- a CDS encoding pyridoxamine 5'-phosphate oxidase family protein: MSDTLPVTERTRLRRSHERGCFDREAIYAILDAQPMCSVGYVIDGKPFVTPTLQWREGNHVYWHGSSASRALRHSRDADVCLSVAILDGFVLARSGMHHSVNSRSVTLYGRAFKVEDPAEKHAKLGRFVDTLFPGRYGTLRPDHAQDLKATMVLGLEIAEGSAKTRSGGPKDEDADYELPIWAGVLPVRSVVGAPEPDPRNLPGVEMPAHVRGFRL, from the coding sequence ATGTCAGATACCCTGCCCGTCACCGAGCGCACCCGCCTTCGCCGCAGCCATGAGCGCGGCTGTTTCGACCGCGAGGCCATTTATGCCATCCTTGACGCGCAGCCGATGTGCAGCGTCGGCTATGTAATTGATGGAAAACCCTTTGTTACGCCCACGCTGCAATGGCGCGAGGGCAATCATGTCTACTGGCATGGCTCCTCTGCCAGCCGTGCGCTGCGCCATTCCCGCGATGCCGACGTGTGTCTGAGCGTCGCCATTCTGGACGGGTTCGTGCTGGCGCGCTCGGGGATGCACCATTCGGTCAATTCGCGTTCGGTCACGCTATACGGGCGGGCGTTCAAGGTGGAAGACCCTGCCGAGAAGCACGCGAAACTGGGGCGTTTTGTCGATACGCTCTTTCCGGGCCGTTATGGCACCCTGCGCCCCGATCATGCGCAGGATCTGAAAGCGACGATGGTGCTGGGGCTGGAGATCGCCGAGGGCAGCGCGAAGACGCGGAGCGGCGGTCCGAAGGACGAGGATGCCGATTACGAGCTGCCGATCTGGGCGGGCGTCCTTCCGGTGCGCAGCGTGGTGGGGGCCCCCGAACCCGATCCGCGCAATCTGCCGGGGGTCGAGATGCCAGCGCATGTGAGGGGGTTCCGGCTCTGA
- the ybeY gene encoding rRNA maturation RNase YbeY — protein MQIDIDIDDSRWAELGLEALCEKATEAVCAALGLEADLCELSVLGCDDARIKELNAEFRAKDKATNVLSWPAEERGAETEGDVPQVPEPDMFGTIALGDLALAYETCIREATEQQKSAQDHVLHLIIHGLLHLLGYDHVRDADAVLMEALEIRILEKQGIANPYEF, from the coding sequence ATGCAGATCGATATTGATATTGACGATTCCCGCTGGGCGGAGCTCGGGCTTGAGGCGCTTTGTGAAAAGGCGACAGAGGCCGTATGCGCGGCGCTTGGTCTTGAGGCTGACCTTTGCGAGCTGTCGGTGCTGGGCTGCGATGATGCCCGCATCAAGGAACTGAATGCGGAATTCAGGGCAAAGGACAAGGCCACCAATGTGCTGAGCTGGCCTGCCGAAGAACGGGGGGCCGAAACCGAGGGCGATGTGCCACAGGTGCCGGAGCCCGATATGTTCGGCACGATTGCGCTGGGAGATCTGGCTCTGGCCTATGAAACCTGCATCCGTGAAGCCACAGAGCAGCAGAAATCCGCGCAAGATCACGTTCTTCATCTGATTATTCACGGGTTATTGCATCTTTTGGGCTACGATCACGTGAGGGATGCAGATGCGGTCTTGATGGAAGCGCTGGAAATCCGCATCCTTGAAAAGCAGGGTATCGCAAACCCATATGAATTTTGA
- a CDS encoding hemolysin family protein: MGQAADGALSAESPVSEEEPGENSEPRSRGFLGRLFGGSAAVEDAVYDEPAQTPQHAPLGLGNLRRMRVGDIAIPKVEIVAVPDDIPPAELVAVFREHGYSRLPVFHETLDQPLGLIHLKDLALQYGFNDHQPDHVVMQDLMRPLLYVPPSMPIGVLLQKMQVQRIHMALVIDEYGGVDGLLTLEDLIEQVIGEIEDEHDEVEGGMWRQEKPGQWVVLARAPLSDFEAEIGHVLADPEEEQEIDSLGGLVFMQIGRVPARGEVIVAESGVEFEVLDADPRRIKRLRVRLPGVAPAE; encoded by the coding sequence ATGGGACAGGCCGCTGACGGAGCTCTCTCCGCCGAAAGCCCGGTTTCCGAAGAGGAACCGGGAGAAAATTCCGAACCCCGATCGCGGGGTTTTCTTGGACGTTTGTTCGGGGGCTCTGCCGCGGTCGAAGACGCGGTGTATGACGAACCTGCGCAAACACCGCAACACGCCCCGCTTGGCTTGGGCAATCTGCGCCGCATGCGTGTCGGCGATATTGCCATTCCCAAAGTCGAAATCGTGGCCGTTCCGGACGATATCCCGCCCGCAGAACTGGTCGCTGTTTTCCGCGAACATGGTTATTCCCGCCTGCCGGTTTTCCACGAGACATTGGATCAGCCTCTTGGCCTGATCCACCTCAAGGATCTTGCCTTGCAATACGGGTTCAACGATCATCAACCCGATCATGTGGTGATGCAGGATCTGATGCGCCCGCTGCTTTATGTGCCGCCCTCGATGCCGATCGGGGTGCTTTTGCAGAAGATGCAGGTGCAGCGCATCCATATGGCTCTGGTGATCGACGAATATGGCGGGGTAGACGGCCTTCTCACGCTGGAGGATCTGATCGAACAGGTCATTGGCGAGATCGAGGACGAACATGACGAGGTCGAAGGCGGAATGTGGCGGCAGGAAAAGCCCGGCCAATGGGTCGTGCTGGCCCGTGCGCCGCTCAGCGATTTCGAGGCCGAGATCGGGCATGTGCTGGCCGATCCGGAAGAAGAGCAGGAGATTGACAGTCTGGGGGGGCTGGTCTTCATGCAGATCGGGCGTGTTCCGGCACGGGGCGAAGTGATCGTGGCCGAAAGCGGGGTCGAATTCGAAGTGCTCGATGCCGACCCGCGCCGCATCAAACGTCTGCGTGTACGCCTGCCCGGAGTGGCTCCGGCAGAGTGA
- the lnt gene encoding apolipoprotein N-acyltransferase has product MRIFGFMRSPARPVWNVLGLAFLAGCGIGLGQVPVSLWPVAILALGLLLRFLSRQRPAHVAWAAFMAGVGHTCVTMYWITEPFFVEPEVFGWMAPFALALMGAGFGAFWAAGAGLGARLGHGPVTRALGIALGLGLTDAIRSYAFTGFPWVLFGHIWIGTPVAQLASLTGQLGLSCVTLLLAVTLSFPGRKGGLGAGLCLWLGAAAIWGWGQARLATPVDYPARPAEIRIVQPNAEQKLKWLPKYRALFFQRLLDQSSAPAKTPLDLIVWPETSVPFLLNWPGDGLEMVAQSGKGVPIALGIQRSDGDRYYNSLAVLDGQARITALYDKVHLVPFGEYIPFGDALAKLGISAFAAQEGNGYSAGRAETVLDLGPAGQVQPLICYEAVFPQDIRHAPERPDWIMQITNDAWFGQLSGPRQHLSLSQMRAIEFGLPVVRAANTGISGLIDPYGRLRERIGMNREGHLDVAVPKALPVTVYARLGDWPSITAMLVALLLLRGLGLIIVDRPRAEV; this is encoded by the coding sequence TTGCGTATTTTCGGTTTCATGAGATCTCCGGCCCGACCGGTCTGGAACGTGTTGGGTCTGGCCTTTCTGGCCGGTTGTGGCATCGGTCTGGGGCAGGTTCCTGTGAGCCTGTGGCCGGTGGCAATCCTCGCTTTGGGGCTGCTGCTGCGCTTTTTGTCGCGCCAGCGCCCCGCCCATGTCGCTTGGGCCGCCTTCATGGCGGGGGTCGGCCATACCTGTGTGACGATGTACTGGATCACCGAGCCGTTCTTTGTCGAGCCCGAGGTTTTCGGCTGGATGGCCCCTTTCGCGCTGGCGCTGATGGGGGCGGGGTTCGGGGCGTTCTGGGCGGCGGGGGCCGGTCTGGGGGCGCGGCTCGGGCATGGGCCGGTGACACGGGCTTTGGGGATTGCGCTGGGGCTGGGGCTGACCGATGCGATCCGCAGCTACGCGTTCACCGGCTTTCCCTGGGTGCTGTTCGGCCATATCTGGATCGGAACGCCGGTGGCGCAACTGGCCTCTCTTACGGGGCAACTGGGGCTGAGCTGTGTCACCCTGCTGCTGGCGGTCACGCTGTCTTTCCCGGGCCGCAAAGGGGGCTTGGGCGCGGGGCTGTGTCTGTGGCTGGGCGCGGCGGCGATCTGGGGCTGGGGGCAGGCGCGACTGGCCACCCCTGTCGACTATCCCGCCCGCCCCGCCGAAATCCGCATTGTCCAACCCAATGCCGAGCAGAAGCTGAAATGGCTGCCAAAATATCGCGCCCTGTTCTTCCAGCGCCTGCTGGACCAGTCCTCGGCCCCCGCCAAGACGCCGCTGGATCTGATCGTCTGGCCCGAGACCTCGGTGCCCTTCTTGCTCAACTGGCCCGGCGATGGTCTGGAGATGGTGGCGCAGTCGGGCAAGGGGGTGCCGATTGCGCTGGGGATCCAGCGCAGTGACGGGGACCGTTATTACAATTCCCTTGCCGTGCTGGACGGGCAGGCAAGGATCACCGCGCTTTACGACAAGGTGCATCTGGTGCCGTTCGGGGAATATATCCCCTTCGGGGATGCATTGGCGAAGCTGGGGATCAGCGCCTTTGCCGCGCAAGAGGGCAATGGCTATTCGGCAGGGCGCGCCGAAACCGTGCTTGATCTCGGACCGGCAGGGCAGGTGCAACCGCTGATCTGCTACGAGGCGGTGTTCCCGCAGGATATCCGCCATGCGCCCGAACGGCCCGACTGGATCATGCAGATCACCAATGATGCGTGGTTTGGCCAGCTGTCGGGGCCGCGCCAGCATCTGAGTCTGTCCCAGATGCGCGCGATCGAATTCGGGCTGCCGGTGGTGCGCGCGGCCAATACCGGCATTTCGGGACTGATCGACCCCTATGGGCGCCTGCGGGAGCGTATCGGTATGAACCGCGAGGGGCATCTGGATGTTGCCGTGCCTAAGGCCTTGCCCGTAACGGTTTATGCCCGTCTGGGGGATTGGCCCAGCATTACGGCGATGCTTGTGGCTTTACTTCTCTTAAGGGGTTTGGGGCTAATTATCGTTGACCGGCCCCGCGCAGAGGTCTAG
- the metK gene encoding methionine adenosyltransferase, with the protein MTRKNYIFTSESVSEGHPDKVCDRISDAILDAFLSEEKNARVACETFATTNQVVVGGEVGLTDKAKLALYMEKVDGLVRDCVKDIGYEQDEFHWATLKVANFLHPQSAHIAQGVDKDGAGDQGIMFGHAVDETPELMPAPIHYSHAILRRLAEARKSGAEPTLRPDAKSQLSVRYENGKPVGVTSIVLSTQHASESQSSDDIRAIVEPYIREVLPEGWISPETEWWVNPTGTFVIGGPDGDAGLTGRKIIVDTYGGAAPHGGGAFSGKDPTKVDRSAAYAARYLAKNVVAAGLARKCTIQLSYAIGVAKPLSVYVDTFGTGQVPDEVIEQALVQCMDLTPLGIRTHLDLCKPIYARTAAYGHFGRAPEADGGFSWEKTDLVEALKKAV; encoded by the coding sequence ATGACACGTAAGAACTATATTTTCACCTCCGAGTCGGTCTCCGAAGGCCACCCGGACAAGGTATGTGATCGCATTTCCGACGCCATTCTGGATGCGTTTCTCTCGGAAGAGAAAAACGCGCGGGTCGCTTGCGAAACCTTCGCCACCACCAATCAGGTTGTTGTTGGCGGCGAGGTCGGGCTGACCGACAAAGCCAAACTGGCGCTTTATATGGAAAAGGTTGATGGTCTTGTGCGCGATTGCGTAAAAGACATCGGCTATGAACAAGACGAGTTCCATTGGGCCACTTTGAAGGTCGCCAATTTCCTGCATCCGCAATCGGCGCATATCGCGCAGGGCGTGGATAAGGATGGCGCGGGCGATCAGGGGATCATGTTCGGCCATGCGGTCGACGAGACCCCCGAGCTGATGCCGGCGCCTATCCATTACAGCCACGCGATTCTGCGCCGTCTGGCGGAGGCCCGCAAATCCGGTGCCGAGCCGACCCTGCGGCCCGATGCCAAATCCCAACTCTCGGTGCGCTATGAAAACGGCAAACCGGTCGGGGTGACCTCGATCGTGCTGTCGACGCAGCATGCAAGCGAAAGCCAGAGCTCGGATGATATCCGCGCGATTGTCGAGCCCTATATCCGCGAAGTCCTGCCCGAGGGCTGGATCTCGCCCGAGACTGAATGGTGGGTCAACCCGACCGGTACCTTCGTGATCGGGGGCCCCGATGGGGATGCGGGTCTGACAGGGCGCAAGATCATCGTGGATACCTATGGCGGCGCGGCCCCGCATGGGGGCGGTGCCTTCTCGGGGAAAGACCCGACCAAGGTGGACCGTTCGGCGGCTTATGCCGCGCGCTATCTGGCGAAAAACGTGGTGGCGGCCGGGCTTGCGCGCAAATGCACCATCCAGCTGAGCTATGCGATCGGTGTGGCCAAGCCGCTTTCGGTCTATGTGGACACTTTCGGCACCGGTCAGGTGCCGGACGAGGTGATTGAACAGGCGCTGGTGCAATGTATGGACCTGACGCCTCTGGGCATCCGCACCCATCTGGATCTGTGCAAACCGATCTATGCCCGCACGGCAGCCTATGGTCATTTCGGCCGCGCGCCCGAAGCCGATGGCGGTTTCAGCTGGGAAAAAACGGACCTTGTCGAGGCGCTCAAGAAGGCGGTTTGA
- a CDS encoding tRNA (guanine(46)-N(7))-methyltransferase TrmB codes for MSDDIKTPDHPERGWRNFYGRRHGPTLNKAQKDYLDEDLEALSPGAVDWDVNPERTPIDMATRFKGKPVWLEVGFGGGEHMIHMAETYPEVEIIGCEPYINGVAMLLGKIRRMAVQNVAVHPGDARDVMDILPAGSISKAFLNYPDPWPKTRHHRRRFVTQEHLVPLFEALAPGSEFRIATDICDYVRQAVQEVPKAGFIPQFEVPAAFDYDDPQEVSGDWDTPWDDWLSTRYEQKALREGRKPHYLTYRKPEA; via the coding sequence ATGAGCGATGATATCAAAACCCCGGATCACCCCGAACGCGGCTGGCGCAACTTCTATGGTCGCCGCCACGGACCGACGCTGAACAAGGCCCAGAAGGATTATCTGGATGAAGACCTCGAGGCTCTGTCTCCGGGGGCGGTGGATTGGGATGTGAACCCCGAGCGCACGCCTATCGACATGGCCACCCGTTTCAAGGGCAAGCCGGTCTGGCTTGAGGTGGGCTTTGGCGGTGGCGAGCATATGATCCATATGGCCGAGACCTATCCTGAGGTCGAGATCATCGGCTGCGAGCCCTATATCAACGGCGTTGCGATGCTTTTGGGCAAGATCCGGCGGATGGCGGTGCAGAATGTCGCGGTCCATCCCGGCGATGCGCGCGATGTGATGGATATCCTGCCCGCAGGCAGTATCTCGAAAGCCTTCCTTAACTATCCCGATCCGTGGCCCAAGACCCGCCATCACCGCCGCCGTTTCGTGACGCAGGAACATCTGGTGCCTTTGTTCGAGGCGCTGGCCCCCGGGTCCGAATTCCGCATTGCCACCGATATCTGTGACTATGTCCGTCAGGCAGTGCAGGAGGTCCCGAAGGCGGGCTTTATCCCGCAATTCGAGGTGCCCGCGGCTTTTGATTATGACGATCCGCAGGAAGTCTCGGGCGATTGGGACACGCCTTGGGATGACTGGCTGTCGACGCGCTATGAGCAGAAGGCTCTGCGCGAAGGCCGCAAGCCGCATTACCTGACCTATCGCAAGCCCGAGGCATAA
- the aroA gene encoding 3-phosphoshikimate 1-carboxyvinyltransferase, with protein sequence MSGHGDPIRMSSQKCGPLSGVAEVPGDKSISHRALILGALSVGETKITGLLEGEDVLDTAKAMRAFGATVTQHGPGEWSVQGVGVGGFAEPEQVIDCGNSGTGVRLIMGCMATSDITATFTGDGSLRKRPMGRVTDPIALFGAKAYGRQGGRLPMTVVGAPDPAPVTYTTPMASAQVKSAVLLAGLNAPGQTVVIEKVATRDHTERMLRGFGADVTVEDTNEGHKITLQGRPELVAQTVAVPRDPSSAAFPVCAALIVPGSDITVPGVSQNPTRNGLFTTLKEMGGDIEFLNEREEGGEPVADLRVRHSALHGIEVPEDRAASMIDEYPVLSVVAAFATGKTVMKGVHELRVKESDRIDAMARGLEANGITIEEDEDTLIVHGMGQDGVPGGGVAATHLDHRIAMSFMILGLAAQKPVSVDDGSPIATSFPIFEPLLNGLGAKITRD encoded by the coding sequence ATGTCCGGCCATGGTGATCCGATCCGTATGAGTTCGCAGAAATGCGGGCCGCTTTCTGGTGTGGCCGAGGTGCCCGGTGACAAGTCGATCAGCCATCGCGCGCTGATCCTTGGGGCACTGTCTGTGGGCGAGACCAAGATCACCGGCCTGCTGGAAGGCGAGGATGTGCTGGATACCGCCAAGGCGATGCGGGCTTTCGGGGCGACCGTGACCCAGCATGGGCCGGGCGAATGGTCCGTGCAGGGCGTGGGGGTTGGCGGCTTTGCCGAGCCCGAGCAGGTGATTGATTGTGGCAACTCGGGCACGGGTGTGCGGCTGATCATGGGCTGCATGGCGACCTCGGATATCACCGCGACCTTCACGGGCGATGGCTCTTTGCGCAAGCGTCCGATGGGCCGTGTGACCGACCCGATCGCTCTGTTCGGGGCCAAGGCCTATGGCCGTCAGGGCGGGCGTCTGCCGATGACGGTGGTGGGGGCGCCCGACCCCGCGCCTGTGACCTACACCACGCCCATGGCCTCGGCGCAGGTGAAATCGGCGGTGCTTCTGGCGGGGCTGAATGCGCCCGGACAGACGGTGGTGATCGAGAAGGTCGCCACCCGTGACCATACCGAACGCATGCTGCGCGGCTTTGGCGCAGACGTGACCGTGGAAGACACGAACGAGGGCCATAAGATCACCCTGCAGGGCCGCCCCGAGCTGGTGGCGCAAACCGTGGCCGTGCCGCGTGATCCGTCTTCGGCGGCATTCCCCGTCTGTGCAGCGCTGATCGTGCCGGGGTCCGACATCACGGTGCCCGGTGTCAGCCAGAACCCGACCCGCAATGGGCTGTTCACCACGCTCAAGGAGATGGGCGGCGATATCGAGTTCCTGAACGAGCGCGAAGAGGGCGGCGAGCCTGTGGCCGACCTGCGTGTGCGTCACTCGGCGCTGCATGGCATCGAGGTGCCGGAAGACCGTGCGGCCTCGATGATCGACGAATATCCGGTGCTCTCGGTCGTGGCCGCCTTTGCGACGGGCAAGACCGTGATGAAGGGCGTGCATGAGCTGCGCGTGAAGGAAAGCGACCGGATCGACGCGATGGCACGCGGGCTTGAGGCCAATGGCATCACGATCGAGGAAGATGAAGACACGCTGATCGTCCACGGCATGGGCCAAGATGGCGTGCCGGGTGGCGGGGTGGCGGCAACCCATCTGGACCACCGCATCGCCATGAGCTTCATGATCCTTGGCCTGGCCGCGCAAAAGCCGGTCTCGGTGGATGATGGTTCGCCGATTGCGACCTCTTTCCCGATCTTCGAGCCGCTTCTCAATGGCCTTGGCGCCAAGATCACGCGGGACTGA
- a CDS encoding d(CMP) kinase codes for MSFTVAIDGPAAAGKGTISKAVSAHFGFAHLDTGLLYRAVGAKVAEGQDPFRAAEGLVPEDLQRSDLRTLGAGQAASRVAALPTVRVALVDFQRRFAESPEGAVLDGRDIGTVICPRAQVKLFVTASPEVRAHRRWLEVGGDEAQVLAEVIERDERDMNRTDAPLRPAPDAHLLDTSDLSIEDAIAQAIALIEAKRG; via the coding sequence ATGAGCTTTACCGTCGCCATTGATGGCCCCGCCGCCGCCGGTAAAGGCACGATCTCCAAGGCCGTGTCCGCGCATTTCGGCTTTGCCCATCTGGATACGGGGCTTTTGTACCGTGCCGTGGGCGCGAAAGTGGCCGAGGGGCAGGACCCGTTCCGCGCCGCCGAAGGGCTGGTGCCCGAGGATCTGCAACGTTCGGACCTGCGCACTTTGGGCGCGGGGCAGGCGGCCTCGCGGGTGGCGGCCCTGCCGACGGTGCGGGTGGCTCTGGTTGATTTCCAGCGCCGCTTTGCCGAAAGCCCCGAGGGCGCAGTGCTGGACGGGCGCGACATTGGCACGGTGATCTGCCCGCGCGCGCAGGTGAAGCTGTTTGTGACGGCCTCGCCCGAGGTGCGCGCCCATCGTCGCTGGCTGGAAGTTGGCGGGGATGAGGCGCAGGTTCTGGCCGAGGTCATCGAGCGCGACGAGCGCGACATGAACCGCACGGACGCGCCACTGCGCCCCGCGCCGGATGCGCATCTGCTGGACACCTCCGATCTGAGCATCGAGGACGCCATCGCCCAAGCTATCGCCCTGATCGAGGCCAAGCGCGGTTAG
- a CDS encoding glutathione peroxidase, whose product MRKVVYGVIGLFMLIGFALSATGAAVSASSRSPMPDVTFQGIEGQNFRLADWSDKVVLVVNTASRCGYAGQFEEMQELLDRYADQGFTVLAVPSDDFRQELPTNEEVRRYCVMAFGIEDMPMAQITAITGTKAHPFYAWLRDRYHFEPDWNFNKVLLGRGGEVLRTYRASDAPMSEAMRRDIETALKG is encoded by the coding sequence ATGCGCAAAGTTGTTTACGGCGTTATCGGGCTTTTCATGCTGATCGGCTTCGCTCTCAGTGCTACGGGTGCCGCCGTTTCCGCCAGTTCGCGCAGTCCGATGCCTGATGTGACATTTCAGGGGATCGAAGGGCAGAATTTCCGCCTTGCGGATTGGTCGGACAAGGTCGTGCTGGTGGTGAATACCGCCTCCCGTTGCGGCTATGCGGGCCAGTTCGAGGAGATGCAGGAGCTTCTGGACCGCTATGCCGATCAGGGCTTCACGGTGCTGGCGGTGCCCTCGGATGATTTCCGTCAGGAGCTTCCGACCAATGAGGAGGTGCGCCGCTATTGCGTGATGGCCTTCGGGATCGAGGATATGCCGATGGCGCAGATTACCGCGATCACCGGCACCAAGGCGCATCCTTTCTATGCCTGGCTGCGCGACCGGTATCACTTCGAACCGGACTGGAATTTCAATAAAGTGCTGCTGGGACGCGGTGGCGAGGTGCTGCGCACCTATCGCGCCTCCGATGCGCCGATGTCCGAGGCGATGCGCCGTGATATCGAAACCGCGCTGAAAGGCTAG
- the rpsA gene encoding 30S ribosomal protein S1 — protein MSHNASMDEFEALLNESLEIDTPNEGSVVKGKVIAIEAGQAIIDVGYKMEGRVDLKEFANPGEAPQIEVGDEVEVFLDRVENARGEAVISRDKARREAAWDRLEAAYAKEERVEGAIFGRVKGGFTVDLGGAVAFLPGSQVDVRPVRDAGPLMGLKQPFQILKMDRRRGNIVVSRRAILEESRAEQRAEVIANLTEGQVVEGVVKNITEYGAFVDLGGVDGLLHVTDMAWRRVNHPSEILTIGETVKVQVVKINKDTHRISLGMKQLQADPWDSVEAKFPLGSVHSGRVTNITDYGAFVELEAGVEGLVHVSEMSWTKKNVHPGKIVSTSQEVDVMVLEIDTQKRRVSLGLKQTMRNPWEVFAETHPVGTQIEGEVKNITEFGLFIGLDNDIDGMVHLSDLSWEQRGEDAIQNYRKGDMVSAVVTEVDIEKERISLSIKALDADTFSDAVDGVKRGSVITVNVTAIEDGGIEVEYNGMKSFIRRSDLARDRADQRPERFQVGDHVDVRVTNVDSKTRRLGVSIKAREIAEEKEAVEQYGSSDSGASLGDILGAALKGEE, from the coding sequence ATGTCGCATAACGCATCCATGGACGAATTCGAAGCGCTTCTTAACGAAAGCCTCGAAATCGACACCCCGAACGAAGGTTCGGTTGTTAAAGGTAAGGTCATCGCAATCGAAGCGGGCCAAGCCATCATCGACGTCGGCTACAAAATGGAAGGCCGCGTTGATCTTAAAGAATTCGCAAACCCGGGCGAAGCTCCGCAGATCGAAGTCGGCGACGAAGTCGAAGTCTTCCTCGATCGCGTTGAAAACGCACGTGGTGAAGCTGTTATCTCGCGCGACAAGGCTCGCCGCGAAGCAGCTTGGGACCGTCTCGAAGCAGCCTACGCAAAAGAAGAGCGCGTCGAAGGCGCTATCTTCGGTCGCGTCAAAGGCGGTTTCACCGTGGATCTGGGCGGCGCAGTTGCGTTCCTTCCGGGCTCTCAGGTCGATGTGCGCCCCGTGCGCGATGCCGGCCCGCTGATGGGTCTGAAGCAGCCCTTCCAAATCCTGAAAATGGACCGTCGCCGTGGCAACATCGTTGTGTCGCGTCGTGCGATCCTCGAAGAGTCGCGTGCTGAACAGCGTGCCGAAGTCATCGCGAACCTCACCGAAGGTCAGGTTGTCGAAGGCGTGGTCAAGAACATCACCGAATACGGTGCCTTCGTTGATCTGGGCGGCGTTGACGGCCTGCTGCACGTCACCGACATGGCATGGCGCCGTGTGAACCACCCGTCCGAGATCCTGACGATCGGCGAGACCGTGAAGGTCCAGGTTGTCAAGATCAACAAAGACACCCACCGCATCTCGCTGGGCATGAAGCAGCTGCAAGCGGATCCGTGGGATTCGGTCGAAGCGAAGTTCCCGCTGGGTTCGGTGCACTCGGGCCGCGTGACCAACATCACCGATTACGGTGCATTCGTCGAGCTGGAAGCAGGCGTCGAAGGTCTGGTTCACGTGTCCGAAATGTCCTGGACCAAGAAAAACGTCCACCCCGGCAAAATCGTTTCGACGAGCCAGGAAGTCGACGTCATGGTTCTGGAAATCGACACCCAGAAGCGCCGCGTTTCGCTTGGCCTCAAGCAAACCATGCGTAACCCGTGGGAAGTCTTCGCAGAGACCCATCCGGTCGGCACCCAGATCGAAGGCGAAGTCAAGAACATCACCGAATTCGGTCTGTTCATCGGCCTCGACAACGACATCGACGGCATGGTTCACCTGTCTGACCTGTCGTGGGAACAGCGCGGCGAAGACGCGATCCAGAACTACCGCAAAGGCGATATGGTTTCGGCCGTTGTCACCGAAGTGGACATCGAGAAAGAGCGTATCTCGCTCTCGATCAAAGCTCTGGACGCAGACACCTTCTCCGACGCAGTTGACGGCGTGAAGCGTGGTTCGGTGATCACCGTGAACGTGACCGCGATCGAAGATGGCGGCATCGAAGTCGAATATAACGGCATGAAATCCTTCATCCGTCGTTCGGACCTCGCACGTGACCGCGCTGACCAGCGCCCCGAGCGTTTCCAAGTTGGCGATCACGTCGATGTGCGCGTGACCAATGTCGACTCGAAAACCCGTCGTCTGGGCGTCTCGATCAAAGCGCGCGAGATCGCAGAAGAGAAAGAAGCCGTGGAACAGTACGGTTCGTCCGATTCGGGCGCATCGCTGGGCGATATCCTCGGCGCAGCTCTGAAGGGCGAGGAGTAA
- the ihfB gene encoding integration host factor subunit beta: MIRSELIAKIAEDNPHLFQRDVERIVNTIFEEIIEAMARGDRVELRGFGAFSVKKRDARTGRNPRTGDSVDVNEKHVPFFKTGKLLRDRLNGVEEE; the protein is encoded by the coding sequence ATGATCCGGTCCGAGCTGATCGCAAAAATTGCCGAAGATAATCCGCATCTCTTCCAACGCGATGTCGAGAGGATCGTGAATACGATTTTCGAGGAGATCATCGAAGCGATGGCCCGTGGAGACCGGGTCGAGCTGCGCGGTTTCGGTGCCTTTTCCGTCAAGAAACGGGATGCACGCACGGGACGGAACCCGCGCACTGGCGATTCCGTTGATGTCAACGAGAAACATGTCCCCTTCTTCAAGACCGGCAAGCTGCTGCGCGACCGTCTGAACGGGGTGGAGGAAGAATAA
- a CDS encoding LapA family protein, with amino-acid sequence MIRALRYAILAILAVVLIVIALSNTQIVTLRLLPEETAGVLGFGWSVQVPLFVAIMTGVLLGLLIGFVWEWAREYRIRSRGAQEARKAKALERELGHLKQRHEGPQDDVLAVLERAPSAR; translated from the coding sequence ATGATCCGCGCCCTGCGTTACGCCATCCTTGCGATCCTTGCGGTCGTTCTTATCGTCATCGCTCTGTCGAACACGCAGATCGTCACGCTGCGTCTGCTGCCGGAAGAAACGGCAGGGGTGCTGGGATTTGGCTGGTCGGTACAGGTGCCGTTGTTTGTGGCGATCATGACGGGCGTTCTGCTGGGGCTCTTGATCGGCTTCGTGTGGGAATGGGCGCGGGAATACCGCATCCGCTCGCGCGGCGCACAAGAGGCCCGTAAGGCCAAGGCGCTGGAGCGTGAGCTGGGGCATCTCAAGCAGCGCCATGAAGGCCCGCAGGATGATGTTCTGGCGGTTCTGGAGCGCGCGCCCTCGGCCCGCTGA